A stretch of Myxococcus hansupus DNA encodes these proteins:
- the atpD gene encoding F0F1 ATP synthase subunit beta encodes MSAQVPTAGRIIQVLGPVVDVEFPPGGLPEVYTALKVTNANLGTAADNLTLEVAQHLGENTVRTIAMDSTEGLGRGMAVTNTGAPIQVPVGKATLGRILNVTGEPVDEMGPVKAQEHWSIHRAPPPFTEQDVRVQMFETGIKVIDLLAPYTRGGKIGLFGGAGVGKTVLLQELIRNVAVERGGFSVFAGVGERTREGNDLYHEMQDTKVIQTDNLEASQAVLVYGQMNEPPGARARVALSALTMAEYFRDVEGRDVLLFVDNIFRFTQAGSEVSALLGRIPSAVGYQPTLATEMGGLQERITSTTKGSITSVQAIYVPADDLTDPAPATAFAHLDATTVLNRSIAELAIFPAVDPLDSTSRILDPAVIGAEHYGVARKVQGILQRYKELQDIIAILGMDELSEDDKLVVARARKIQKFLSQPFFVAKVFTGKDGRYVKLQDTIQGFKEISEGKHDEIPEGAFYMAGSIDEVVDNARKMAV; translated from the coding sequence ATGAGCGCTCAAGTTCCGACGGCAGGCAGAATCATCCAGGTCCTCGGCCCGGTGGTCGACGTCGAGTTCCCGCCCGGCGGTCTCCCCGAGGTCTACACGGCCCTCAAGGTCACCAACGCGAACTTGGGCACCGCCGCTGACAACCTCACCCTCGAGGTTGCGCAGCACCTGGGCGAGAACACCGTCCGCACCATCGCCATGGACTCCACGGAGGGTCTGGGCCGCGGCATGGCCGTCACCAACACGGGCGCCCCCATCCAGGTGCCGGTGGGCAAGGCCACCCTGGGCCGCATCCTGAACGTCACCGGCGAGCCGGTGGACGAAATGGGCCCGGTGAAGGCGCAGGAGCACTGGTCCATCCACCGCGCGCCCCCGCCCTTCACGGAGCAGGACGTGCGCGTGCAGATGTTCGAGACGGGCATCAAGGTCATCGACCTGCTCGCCCCGTACACCCGCGGTGGCAAGATTGGCCTCTTCGGCGGCGCCGGCGTGGGCAAGACGGTGCTCCTGCAGGAGCTCATCCGCAACGTGGCCGTGGAGCGCGGCGGCTTCTCGGTGTTCGCCGGCGTCGGTGAGCGCACCCGCGAAGGCAACGACCTCTACCACGAAATGCAGGACACGAAGGTCATCCAGACGGACAACCTGGAGGCCAGCCAGGCCGTTCTGGTGTACGGCCAGATGAACGAGCCGCCCGGCGCCCGCGCCCGCGTGGCCCTGTCCGCGCTGACGATGGCCGAGTACTTCCGCGACGTGGAAGGCCGCGACGTGCTCCTCTTCGTCGACAACATCTTCCGCTTCACCCAGGCCGGTTCCGAAGTGTCCGCCCTCCTGGGCCGCATCCCCAGCGCCGTGGGTTACCAGCCCACGCTGGCCACGGAGATGGGCGGTCTGCAGGAGCGCATCACCTCCACCACGAAGGGTTCCATCACCTCCGTGCAGGCCATCTACGTCCCCGCCGACGACCTCACGGACCCGGCGCCCGCGACGGCCTTCGCCCACCTCGACGCGACGACGGTGCTCAACCGCTCCATCGCCGAGCTCGCCATCTTCCCCGCCGTGGACCCGCTGGACTCCACCAGCCGCATCCTGGACCCGGCCGTCATCGGCGCGGAGCACTACGGCGTGGCCCGCAAGGTCCAGGGCATCCTCCAGCGGTACAAGGAGCTGCAGGACATCATCGCCATCCTCGGCATGGACGAGCTCTCCGAGGACGACAAGCTGGTGGTGGCCCGCGCCCGGAAGATCCAGAAGTTCCTGTCGCAGCCCTTCTTCGTGGCCAAGGTCTTCACCGGCAAGGACGGCCGCTACGTGAAGCTCCAGGACACCATCCAGGGCTTCAAGGAGATCTCCGAGGGCAAGCACGACGAGATCCCCGAGGGTGCCTTCTACATGGCGGGCAGCATCGACGAGGTCGTCGACAACGCCCGCAAGATGGCGGTCTGA
- a CDS encoding group I truncated hemoglobin: MSVAVEKSVYEQLGGEPAMAAAVEVFYRKVLADERISHFFEDVDMERQSAKQKAFLTMVTGGPVHYSGRDMRAGHAPLVRRGLNDLHFDAVAGHLKETLEELGVPAPLVAKVLAIAESTRADVLNR; this comes from the coding sequence ATGAGCGTCGCGGTGGAGAAGAGCGTCTACGAGCAGTTGGGCGGAGAGCCGGCGATGGCGGCGGCGGTGGAGGTCTTCTATCGGAAGGTGCTGGCGGACGAGCGCATCAGCCACTTCTTCGAGGACGTGGACATGGAGCGCCAGTCGGCGAAGCAGAAGGCCTTCCTCACCATGGTGACGGGCGGGCCGGTCCACTACAGCGGCCGGGACATGCGCGCGGGGCACGCCCCGCTGGTCCGGCGCGGGTTGAATGACCTGCACTTCGACGCGGTGGCGGGCCACCTGAAGGAGACGCTGGAGGAGCTCGGCGTCCCGGCGCCCCTGGTGGCGAAGGTGCTGGCCATCGCGGAGAGCACGCGCGCGGACGTCCTGAACCGCTGA
- a CDS encoding F0F1 ATP synthase subunit epsilon, with translation MAKLTVEIVTPEKRILSVQADEAIVPGGRGLFGVRPGHTPFLSLMEPGALTLIEGGRRESYFVAGGFVEVGNDKVLVLADAAEPVAGIDVEGARRRMTEAQERMKGMSAEDARFELEQATVRREAARIGAASTARA, from the coding sequence ATGGCCAAGCTGACTGTGGAGATTGTCACCCCCGAGAAGCGCATCCTGTCGGTGCAGGCCGACGAGGCGATTGTCCCTGGCGGCCGGGGTCTGTTCGGCGTGCGGCCGGGGCACACCCCGTTCCTGTCGCTGATGGAGCCGGGCGCGCTGACGCTGATTGAGGGTGGCCGGCGCGAGTCCTACTTCGTCGCGGGCGGCTTCGTGGAAGTGGGCAACGACAAGGTGCTGGTGCTCGCCGACGCGGCCGAGCCCGTCGCCGGCATCGACGTGGAAGGCGCCCGCCGCCGCATGACCGAAGCGCAGGAGCGCATGAAGGGCATGTCCGCCGAGGACGCGCGCTTCGAGCTGGAGCAGGCCACGGTGCGCCGCGAGGCGGCCCGCATCGGCGCCGCCTCCACCGCGCGCGCGTAG
- a CDS encoding prohibitin family protein: MRQRMWLFLAVVVGVSGCGFETVSSGHGGIGFDAFGSGTLREPYGEGLHLLRPGKSLIVYDLRVQEMKDALSVLSNNGLDLKVDASVRYRVAASRLFELHTQTGPRYADILIAPVVRSEARKVFGRYAPEEIYSSKREQIEQEIFEEVSRSLEGKHVVVEAILVRDVTLPSAIREAIADKLAEEQRSQKMRFTLAKERQEADRKQIEAEGIARYQDIVRKGLTEEYLRFKGIEATERLAQSQNAKVVLVGSPNSGLPLVYQPDGK, from the coding sequence ATGCGGCAGCGGATGTGGCTGTTCCTGGCGGTGGTGGTGGGGGTCTCGGGCTGTGGTTTCGAGACGGTCTCCAGCGGTCATGGAGGCATTGGTTTCGACGCGTTCGGCAGCGGCACGCTGCGGGAGCCCTACGGGGAAGGGCTCCACCTCCTGCGGCCGGGCAAGTCGCTCATCGTCTACGACTTGCGCGTCCAGGAGATGAAGGACGCGCTGAGCGTCCTGTCCAACAACGGCCTGGACCTCAAGGTGGACGCCAGCGTGCGCTACCGGGTGGCGGCCTCGAGGCTCTTCGAGCTGCACACCCAGACGGGGCCCCGCTACGCCGACATCTTGATCGCCCCGGTGGTCCGCTCGGAGGCCCGCAAGGTGTTTGGCCGCTACGCGCCCGAGGAAATCTACTCCTCCAAGCGCGAGCAGATCGAACAGGAGATTTTCGAGGAGGTGTCGCGCTCGCTGGAGGGCAAGCACGTGGTGGTGGAGGCCATCCTGGTGCGGGACGTGACGCTGCCCTCGGCCATCCGCGAGGCCATCGCGGACAAGCTGGCGGAGGAGCAGCGCAGCCAGAAGATGCGCTTCACCCTGGCCAAGGAGCGCCAGGAGGCGGACCGAAAGCAGATCGAAGCGGAGGGCATCGCCCGGTACCAGGACATCGTGCGCAAGGGACTCACCGAGGAGTACCTGCGCTTCAAGGGCATCGAGGCCACCGAGCGGCTCGCCCAGAGCCAGAACGCGAAGGTCGTCTTGGTCGGTAGCCCGAACAGCGGGCTGCCCCTGGTGTACCAGCCGGATGGGAAGTAA